In Leptolyngbya sp. SIO1E4, one DNA window encodes the following:
- a CDS encoding response regulator has product MRTVLVIEDEAQTRNIFLKCLEFEGFRAFGAGDGTTGMALAQSHHPDLIVCDIMMPDMDGYSVLSALRHCRDTASIPLIFLTAKVTMADLRQGMEMGADDYLTKPCTVEQFLAAITTRLKRHEELSYRGSQAALSSEASEASEVKGSAGLGKEKFFPDCPKLASVFHFIEAHYRQPINLRDVAQEAGYSPAYLTNLVQGKTGRTVKRWIIERRMVQARDLLANTTQPVRQIAESSGYTDAGYFTRQFRQFHGVSPQTWRQQSVADLTDRP; this is encoded by the coding sequence ATGAGAACAGTATTGGTTATTGAGGATGAAGCTCAGACTCGAAATATCTTTCTGAAATGTTTAGAGTTTGAGGGGTTTCGGGCCTTTGGAGCCGGTGATGGAACCACCGGAATGGCCTTAGCCCAAAGCCATCATCCCGACCTGATCGTGTGCGACATTATGATGCCAGATATGGACGGGTATTCAGTTTTGTCGGCCCTGCGTCACTGCCGCGATACGGCTTCAATTCCGCTGATTTTTTTAACGGCTAAAGTCACCATGGCGGACTTACGGCAGGGTATGGAAATGGGGGCTGACGACTACCTGACCAAACCCTGCACGGTCGAACAGTTTTTGGCTGCAATTACAACTCGCCTCAAGCGCCATGAAGAATTGTCTTATCGAGGCAGCCAAGCTGCCCTCTCCTCAGAGGCTTCTGAAGCCTCTGAGGTCAAGGGTTCTGCAGGGTTGGGCAAGGAGAAGTTTTTCCCGGACTGTCCTAAACTAGCGTCCGTTTTTCACTTTATTGAAGCCCACTACCGCCAGCCCATTAACCTTCGTGATGTGGCCCAAGAGGCGGGCTATTCTCCTGCGTATTTAACGAATTTGGTGCAGGGAAAAACTGGGCGCACGGTCAAGCGCTGGATTATTGAGCGACGCATGGTGCAGGCAAGAGACCTATTAGCAAATACGACCCAGCCAGTGCGGCAGATTGCTGAGTCTTCTGGCTATACCGATGCGGGGTATTTCACGCGTCAATTTCGCCAATTCCATGGCGTTTCCCCGCAGACTTGGAGACAGCAATCTGTAGCAGATTTAACGGATCGCCCCTGA
- a CDS encoding ABC transporter substrate-binding protein — translation MVFTSTHPGQQQRINLNCDRGGILSLQSPCRVCGGNHLAHDHWEFMQTMPSDPVDLVDDLVKMGVYQENQLRAADSVNAYELRKTLFLKRVGRGDAKREKLILALCEQAGGLENAFAAAFGPQAGMFFSDSIRNSRTTRREFLRNMAVGASLVALSSCANGSGGPAAEEGADAPVSAEGLEKTDLQIGFIPITCATPIIMSEPLGFYEKYGFNAKVVKMPSWGAVRDSAIAGELDAYHMLAPMPIAMTLGLGSAAFGVKLASIENINGQAITVAERYKGQVNGPADFKGFTMGVPFPYSMHNLLLRYYLATGGLDPDVDVQIRPVPPPDSIAQLVAGDIDAYLMPDPFNQRAVFEGAGFIHMLTKDLWPGHPCCAFAASDQWINENPNTFRALNKSIIEAAGYASDAANRSEIATAISERAFLNQPVEVVEAVLTGNFDDGNGNTLSVPDRIDFDPYPWQSFANWISSQLVRWDLQGDGLAAKTIPEKGYDVVGKDIFLTDLARELAQELGQAPPTEIYRTEELKFDTFDPADPGAYVQQQIDEHGV, via the coding sequence ATGGTTTTTACATCAACGCATCCGGGCCAACAGCAAAGGATAAATCTCAACTGCGATCGCGGAGGAATCTTGAGTTTGCAGTCGCCCTGTCGGGTTTGTGGGGGGAATCATTTAGCGCACGATCACTGGGAATTCATGCAAACAATGCCCTCAGATCCGGTTGACTTAGTGGATGACCTGGTCAAGATGGGCGTTTATCAAGAGAACCAGCTACGCGCTGCTGATAGCGTCAATGCCTACGAACTGCGCAAAACCTTGTTCTTAAAGCGGGTTGGACGTGGGGATGCCAAGCGAGAAAAGCTGATTTTGGCCCTGTGTGAGCAGGCTGGAGGGCTCGAAAATGCCTTTGCCGCTGCCTTTGGCCCCCAGGCCGGGATGTTCTTCTCTGATTCCATCCGCAATAGCCGGACGACCCGACGAGAGTTTTTGCGCAACATGGCCGTTGGGGCCTCTTTGGTGGCGTTATCGAGCTGCGCCAACGGTAGTGGGGGGCCTGCAGCTGAAGAGGGGGCCGACGCACCGGTCTCAGCCGAAGGCTTAGAAAAAACCGATTTGCAGATTGGCTTTATTCCCATCACCTGCGCGACGCCCATCATTATGTCTGAGCCGCTGGGCTTCTACGAGAAATATGGCTTCAATGCCAAAGTGGTGAAGATGCCAAGCTGGGGCGCGGTAAGAGACTCTGCGATCGCGGGTGAACTCGATGCATATCACATGCTGGCGCCAATGCCCATCGCCATGACCCTGGGGCTGGGGTCTGCCGCCTTTGGGGTAAAACTCGCCAGCATTGAGAATATCAACGGTCAGGCCATTACAGTGGCCGAGCGTTACAAAGGGCAGGTGAATGGCCCTGCTGACTTCAAGGGCTTCACCATGGGGGTACCGTTCCCCTATTCCATGCATAATCTGCTGTTGCGCTATTACCTGGCAACCGGGGGGCTAGATCCTGATGTGGACGTGCAGATTCGCCCTGTCCCGCCACCCGACAGCATTGCCCAGCTAGTCGCGGGGGATATCGACGCTTACCTGATGCCTGATCCGTTCAATCAGCGCGCCGTTTTTGAAGGGGCAGGCTTCATTCACATGCTCACTAAAGATTTGTGGCCAGGCCACCCTTGCTGCGCCTTTGCCGCCAGTGACCAGTGGATTAATGAGAATCCCAATACCTTCCGAGCTTTAAACAAATCCATTATTGAAGCGGCTGGCTATGCCAGCGACGCTGCCAATCGCTCAGAAATTGCGACCGCAATCTCCGAACGGGCCTTTCTTAACCAGCCGGTAGAAGTGGTGGAAGCCGTGCTGACAGGCAATTTTGATGACGGCAATGGCAACACCCTGAGCGTGCCTGACCGCATCGACTTTGACCCGTACCCCTGGCAAAGCTTCGCCAACTGGATTTCGTCTCAGCTAGTGCGGTGGGATTTGCAAGGAGATGGGTTGGCTGCCAAGACAATTCCTGAAAAGGGGTATGACGTCGTCGGCAAGGATATTTTCTTGACTGATTTGGCCCGTGAGCTAGCTCAAGAACTGGGGCAAGCGCCTCCCACAGAGATTTATCGCACAGAAGAGCTGAAATTTGACACGTTTGACCCGGCAGACCCAGGGGCCTACGTTCAGCAGCAAATTGATGAGCACGGCGTGTAG
- a CDS encoding ABC transporter permease translates to MAVSKSASAPFYGGERESLFFNENVRAFLLFIGSLTTFLLVWELGARLDIFAQGMPTASKTLQELWWWITHPFFNNGPNDLGIGWNLLISLRRVAIGYVLASLVAVPLGILIGISPIAQKGFNPYVQLLKPVSPLAWLPLGLYIFRDSEMTGVFIIFISSIWPTLINTSFGVANVNPEYLDVAKTLGAPRLRTIFKVIIPAALPNIVSGLRISMGIAWLVIVAAEMLLGTGLGYFIWNEWNNLYIPNILVAIFIIGLVGLALDSIFAALENFVAFGRKS, encoded by the coding sequence ATGGCAGTGAGTAAATCCGCAAGTGCCCCCTTTTATGGAGGCGAGCGGGAATCCCTATTCTTCAATGAAAATGTGCGGGCCTTTCTACTCTTTATTGGGTCGTTGACGACCTTCTTATTGGTGTGGGAGCTAGGGGCTCGCCTGGATATCTTCGCCCAGGGGATGCCGACGGCATCTAAAACCCTGCAAGAACTTTGGTGGTGGATCACCCATCCTTTTTTCAACAATGGGCCGAATGATTTAGGCATCGGCTGGAACTTGCTCATTAGCCTACGGCGGGTGGCGATCGGCTATGTTTTAGCCTCCTTAGTGGCGGTTCCGCTGGGTATTTTGATCGGCATTTCCCCCATTGCCCAGAAAGGGTTTAATCCCTATGTTCAGCTCTTGAAACCGGTCTCCCCTTTAGCGTGGTTGCCATTAGGGCTTTACATCTTTAGGGATTCTGAGATGACGGGGGTTTTCATCATTTTCATTTCCAGTATTTGGCCCACGCTGATTAATACGTCCTTTGGGGTGGCCAACGTCAATCCAGAATATTTGGATGTAGCTAAAACCCTGGGTGCTCCTCGGCTCCGAACCATCTTTAAGGTAATTATTCCAGCGGCCTTGCCCAATATTGTTTCGGGTTTACGCATCAGTATGGGCATTGCCTGGCTGGTGATTGTAGCCGCAGAAATGTTGCTGGGTACCGGGTTAGGGTATTTCATCTGGAATGAATGGAATAACCTTTATATCCCCAATATTTTGGTCGCGATTTTCATCATTGGGTTAGTCGGGTTGGCCCTCGATAGCATCTTTGCTGCCCTCGAAAACTTTGTTGCATTTGGTCGAAAATCGTGA
- a CDS encoding ABC transporter ATP-binding protein — MDTFSPSAQLSIRNVTKVFHGKKDLFSKLSGKASSDFVAIENISLDIEPNTFVSIIGPSGCGKSTLLNMVAGLSSATMGEILLNGMPITGPGPDRGMVFQNYALMPWMTVEENIRFAVETVYPKLSPKQMQRTLKEHIQLVGLAGAEKKHPHELSGGMRQRVGIARALAISPQILLMDEPFGALDALTRGFLQDEVERIWEQQRKTVIMITHSIEEALLLSDRIVMMTRGPAARIDEILEVPFPRPRNRETIDQHPAYHDLKAEMESHLFRETRAVEEARISG, encoded by the coding sequence ATGGATACTTTTTCTCCCTCGGCTCAGCTTTCGATCCGAAATGTCACGAAGGTTTTTCATGGCAAGAAAGATCTCTTTAGCAAACTGTCTGGCAAAGCTTCTTCCGACTTTGTCGCCATTGAGAACATTAGCCTGGATATTGAACCCAATACGTTTGTGTCCATCATTGGGCCATCCGGCTGTGGGAAATCAACCCTGTTGAACATGGTGGCAGGCCTCTCTTCGGCAACCATGGGTGAAATCTTGCTCAATGGGATGCCCATTACAGGGCCAGGGCCTGATCGCGGCATGGTCTTCCAAAACTATGCCCTGATGCCCTGGATGACGGTGGAAGAAAACATTCGCTTCGCCGTTGAGACGGTTTACCCTAAGTTGTCTCCCAAGCAGATGCAGCGCACCCTGAAGGAGCATATTCAGCTAGTGGGGTTAGCAGGGGCAGAAAAGAAGCATCCCCATGAGCTTTCAGGGGGGATGCGCCAACGAGTCGGCATTGCCCGCGCGTTGGCCATTAGCCCGCAAATTTTGCTAATGGATGAACCCTTTGGGGCCTTGGATGCCCTAACCCGCGGCTTTCTTCAAGATGAGGTGGAGCGCATTTGGGAGCAGCAGCGCAAAACCGTCATCATGATCACCCACAGTATCGAGGAAGCCCTACTGCTCTCCGATCGCATCGTCATGATGACCCGCGGTCCCGCCGCCCGCATTGATGAAATTCTTGAAGTCCCTTTCCCTCGACCCCGCAATCGCGAAACCATTGACCAGCATCCGGCTTACCACGATCTGAAAGCAGAAATGGAGAGCCATCTCTTTCGGGAGACTCGGGCGGTTGAGGAAGCCAGGATTAGCGGATAG
- the cynS gene encoding cyanase codes for MAIPEITEKLLAAKKAAGLTFADLEAKVGCDEVWIASVLYRQASASQEEATKIVEAIGADSSFIEPLTECPVKGSLDPLVPTDPLIYRFYEIMQVYGMPVKTVVHEKFGDGIMSAIDFTIDVEKEEDPKGDRVKVIMCGKFLPYKKW; via the coding sequence ATGGCCATTCCAGAAATTACCGAAAAGCTTTTAGCCGCGAAGAAAGCAGCGGGTCTGACCTTTGCTGATTTAGAAGCAAAAGTTGGCTGTGATGAAGTGTGGATTGCCTCAGTCTTATATCGTCAGGCCAGTGCCTCTCAAGAAGAAGCGACGAAAATTGTTGAGGCGATCGGAGCTGATTCTTCTTTTATTGAGCCGCTGACGGAATGTCCGGTGAAGGGGTCTCTTGATCCGCTGGTGCCGACCGATCCGCTCATCTATCGTTTTTACGAAATCATGCAGGTTTATGGGATGCCGGTGAAGACCGTGGTTCACGAAAAGTTTGGGGACGGCATCATGAGTGCCATCGACTTCACCATCGATGTGGAAAAGGAAGAAGACCCCAAGGGCGATCGCGTCAAAGTCATCATGTGCGGCAAGTTCCTGCCTTACAAGAAGTGGTAG
- a CDS encoding nuclear transport factor 2 family protein, whose translation MTTAAKKLVPPFDREIAIAKVRMAEDAWNSRDPDRVSMAYTEDSHWRNRAEIFQGREAIRAFLRRKWDKELDYRLVKEMWAFGDNRIAVRFQYEWRDDAGQWYRAYGNENWEFDENGLMRRREASINDRPIQAEERRFHWPAPGPRPQDHPSLIDSPV comes from the coding sequence ATGACAACCGCTGCAAAAAAGTTAGTGCCACCGTTTGACCGGGAAATTGCGATCGCTAAAGTTCGCATGGCCGAAGACGCCTGGAACAGCCGTGATCCGGATCGCGTCTCAATGGCTTACACCGAAGATAGCCACTGGCGCAATCGGGCTGAAATTTTCCAAGGTCGCGAGGCGATTCGCGCCTTTCTCCGCCGCAAGTGGGACAAAGAACTCGACTATCGCCTGGTCAAAGAGATGTGGGCCTTCGGTGACAATCGCATTGCTGTGCGCTTTCAGTACGAATGGCGCGACGACGCCGGACAGTGGTACCGCGCCTACGGCAACGAAAACTGGGAGTTCGACGAAAATGGCCTGATGCGTCGTCGCGAAGCCAGCATCAACGATCGCCCTATCCAGGCAGAAGAGCGTCGATTCCACTGGCCCGCCCCAGGCCCCAGACCGCAAGATCATCCAAGTCTAATTGATTCCCCTGTATAA
- a CDS encoding DUF924 domain-containing protein, with protein MSPLSATATKILTFWFDDPTAAESEYGQHRRIWFHKDPEFDQRVREQFLTDYEQARQGNYDDWRHTPKGVLALIVLLDQFPRNMFRGTPRSFEADPQALSIAQTAISQGHDRALLPVERMFLYLPLEHSENLAHQDQCVALSEALTQEAPELQASLEYAYRHRDVIAQFGRFPHRNGILDRPSTPAEVAFLQQPGSGF; from the coding sequence ATGAGCCCCCTTTCAGCAACTGCCACTAAAATCTTGACCTTTTGGTTTGATGACCCCACTGCGGCAGAGAGCGAATATGGGCAGCATCGGCGCATCTGGTTTCACAAAGATCCTGAATTTGATCAGCGGGTGCGTGAGCAGTTTCTGACCGATTATGAGCAGGCACGGCAAGGGAATTACGATGACTGGAGGCATACGCCGAAGGGGGTGCTAGCGCTCATCGTGCTGCTAGATCAGTTTCCGCGCAATATGTTTCGGGGAACGCCCAGAAGCTTTGAGGCTGACCCGCAGGCCCTCTCCATAGCCCAAACCGCAATTTCTCAAGGTCATGATCGTGCCTTGCTGCCGGTGGAGCGCATGTTTCTCTACCTGCCTCTAGAGCATAGTGAAAACCTTGCCCATCAAGACCAATGTGTAGCCTTGAGTGAAGCGTTAACGCAGGAGGCCCCGGAGCTACAGGCTTCCCTGGAGTATGCCTATCGGCACCGGGATGTGATTGCTCAGTTTGGGCGCTTTCCTCACCGTAACGGGATTCTGGATCGCCCCAGCACCCCCGCTGAAGTTGCGTTTTTGCAGCAACCAGGCTCTGGGTTTTGA
- the thyX gene encoding FAD-dependent thymidylate synthase, whose translation MDRFTVEVISQTPNPQQTIYAGMHQDYAEGFVAHGRDQWPEEEKCGELVVKNLLKGGRGHYGPLEHPQMVLNVGWFPHSTMQQIRTHRVGVSFDVQSFRYTGSRILDVVNGKRDVEEVFYLRPAGAYSDRQGKKYEYTVTERQQDVEWCLQACHRYSDKIAAGFAEEHARGVIPFDVRQHWVMSANVRALMHLLDLRWKADAQLEAQKMCEVIWPHFEAWVPAIADWYKDNRLKKARLAP comes from the coding sequence ATGGATCGCTTCACCGTTGAGGTTATTTCCCAAACCCCCAACCCTCAGCAAACAATCTACGCTGGCATGCACCAAGACTACGCCGAAGGGTTCGTTGCCCACGGACGAGACCAGTGGCCAGAGGAGGAAAAATGCGGTGAGCTTGTCGTCAAAAATCTGCTGAAAGGGGGGCGGGGACACTATGGGCCCCTAGAACATCCCCAAATGGTGCTGAATGTGGGCTGGTTTCCCCACAGCACGATGCAGCAGATTCGAACCCATCGCGTGGGGGTCAGCTTCGATGTTCAGAGCTTTCGCTATACGGGGAGCCGCATTCTTGATGTGGTTAATGGCAAGCGGGATGTAGAAGAGGTGTTTTATCTACGGCCAGCGGGGGCTTACAGCGATCGCCAGGGCAAAAAATATGAATACACCGTTACAGAACGCCAGCAAGACGTTGAGTGGTGCCTGCAAGCTTGCCACCGCTACAGCGATAAAATTGCGGCCGGGTTTGCTGAAGAACATGCGCGGGGGGTGATTCCCTTTGACGTACGCCAGCACTGGGTGATGTCTGCCAACGTTCGCGCTTTGATGCACTTGCTGGATCTGCGGTGGAAAGCCGATGCTCAATTAGAGGCCCAGAAGATGTGTGAGGTGATTTGGCCCCACTTTGAAGCCTGGGTACCCGCGATCGCGGACTGGTATAAAGACAATCGGTTGAAAAAGGCTCGGTTGGCCCCATAA
- a CDS encoding NCS2 family permease produces MSNQSSGSSPAPMQTAGAVSRFFGFESLGTNLRTEIVAGVTTFITMAYILVVNPGILSDAIFLTESGDLFGELVVATGISAAIATLIMGVVAKYPIALAPGMGLNAFFTFSVVLGLGLDWRVALAAVFIEGLIFIGLTLTNLRAAIIKAIPDCLKRATAAGIGLFIAYIALAGDPDFGGAGIIVASEATKTALGNLGRPETLMALLGILITAAFLARRVRGALLWGILATAILGWIVGITPWPEGIVGLPLWPGHIFGQAFVGLGQIGTAGIANFIVVMFVFLFVDLFDTIGTLSGIGVQAGYIQADGQLPRANQALMADAVGTTAGAILGTSTVTSYIESASGIAEGGRSGFTAVVTALCFVLAIFFIPLLSAIPGYATAPALLMVGVLMMSSVTTIQWSDPAESIPCFLTVLLMPLTFSIAEGLAVGFIAYPLVKSFQGKAHELSWIIWGLAAVFVLRFVLMALGIA; encoded by the coding sequence ATGAGCAATCAGTCTTCTGGATCGTCTCCGGCTCCCATGCAGACTGCTGGAGCGGTCTCCCGCTTTTTTGGCTTCGAGTCGTTGGGCACCAATCTGCGCACTGAGATTGTGGCGGGGGTTACGACCTTCATCACCATGGCCTACATTCTGGTGGTTAACCCTGGCATTCTGTCGGATGCGATCTTTTTGACCGAGAGTGGCGACCTATTCGGAGAGTTAGTGGTTGCAACCGGGATTTCTGCTGCGATCGCAACCCTGATTATGGGTGTCGTCGCGAAATATCCCATCGCCCTTGCCCCTGGGATGGGGCTCAACGCCTTTTTTACCTTTTCGGTTGTGCTCGGGCTGGGCCTTGACTGGCGAGTCGCTCTGGCAGCTGTGTTTATAGAAGGCTTGATTTTCATTGGCTTAACCCTGACCAACTTGCGGGCCGCCATCATCAAAGCGATTCCCGACTGCTTGAAGCGGGCAACGGCAGCTGGGATTGGCTTGTTCATTGCGTATATTGCCCTGGCTGGCGACCCTGACTTTGGGGGAGCCGGGATCATTGTGGCCTCTGAGGCGACCAAGACCGCCCTGGGAAACTTGGGACGGCCTGAAACATTGATGGCTTTGTTAGGAATTTTGATCACCGCCGCCTTCTTAGCGCGCCGGGTTAGAGGTGCCCTGCTATGGGGAATCTTGGCAACCGCCATTTTGGGTTGGATTGTGGGCATCACCCCCTGGCCCGAGGGCATTGTGGGCCTACCGCTGTGGCCTGGACATATCTTTGGGCAAGCGTTTGTTGGATTAGGTCAAATCGGGACTGCCGGAATTGCCAACTTTATCGTGGTCATGTTTGTCTTCCTATTTGTGGACTTATTTGACACGATTGGAACCCTATCGGGGATTGGCGTTCAGGCTGGGTACATTCAAGCAGATGGCCAACTGCCCAGAGCCAATCAAGCCCTGATGGCAGATGCGGTTGGCACCACGGCAGGGGCAATTTTAGGCACCTCCACCGTAACCAGCTACATTGAGTCTGCCTCGGGAATCGCAGAAGGGGGCCGATCAGGGTTTACGGCGGTCGTCACGGCACTATGCTTTGTGCTGGCGATCTTTTTTATTCCCCTGCTGTCTGCGATTCCGGGCTATGCGACGGCACCTGCGTTATTGATGGTGGGGGTGTTGATGATGAGCAGCGTGACCACGATTCAATGGTCGGATCCGGCTGAGTCGATTCCCTGTTTTCTCACTGTTTTGCTGATGCCACTCACGTTTTCGATTGCCGAAGGGCTGGCAGTGGGCTTTATTGCCTACCCGCTGGTGAAATCCTTTCAAGGCAAAGCCCATGAACTGAGCTGGATAATTTGGGGTCTGGCGGCTGTTTTTGTTTTGCGATTTGTCTTAATGGCCCTGGGCATTGCGTAG
- the msrA gene encoding peptide-methionine (S)-S-oxide reductase MsrA, translating into MVLFGFGKKLSLPSPDDALPGRSEQMPVPEKHYVNGNPLKPPFPEGLETVVVGMGCFWGAERKFWQTDGVYTTAVGYAAGYTPNPTYREVCTGMTGHNEVVLVVFDPNVISYEGILKVFWESHDPTQGMRQGNDAGTQYRSGIYVYSEAQRQLAETSRDAYQAQLRKAGYGDITTEILDAPEFYYAEQYHQQYLAKNPGGYCGLGGTGVTCQTGLSV; encoded by the coding sequence ATGGTCCTATTTGGCTTTGGCAAAAAGCTTTCCCTTCCGAGTCCGGATGACGCGCTGCCTGGTCGCAGCGAACAGATGCCGGTTCCCGAAAAGCATTACGTGAATGGCAACCCCCTCAAACCGCCCTTCCCAGAAGGTCTGGAAACGGTGGTTGTAGGCATGGGCTGTTTTTGGGGTGCAGAGCGCAAGTTCTGGCAAACCGATGGCGTATACACAACCGCTGTGGGCTATGCAGCAGGGTATACCCCTAACCCCACTTATCGAGAAGTGTGTACTGGCATGACCGGCCATAACGAAGTGGTGCTTGTAGTCTTTGACCCGAATGTGATTTCCTACGAAGGCATCCTGAAGGTTTTTTGGGAAAGCCACGACCCAACCCAGGGAATGCGCCAAGGCAACGATGCGGGCACTCAGTATCGCTCAGGAATTTACGTTTATTCTGAAGCGCAGCGTCAGTTGGCAGAAACCTCTCGGGATGCATATCAAGCTCAGCTCAGAAAGGCTGGATACGGTGACATCACCACTGAGATTTTGGATGCACCTGAGTTTTACTACGCTGAACAGTATCACCAGCAGTATCTTGCCAAGAACCCGGGTGGGTACTGCGGTCTTGGCGGCACTGGGGTAACCTGTCAAACCGGGCTAAGCGTGTAG
- a CDS encoding serine/threonine protein kinase, translating into MELPHIPNDTISDRYQVISLLGQGGMGATYEAKDLTNGDRVAVKVLSLRQIGEWKILELFEREARILQTLNHPSIPQYLNFFYVDTAEDRRFYLIRELIPGGSLADLVKKGWRFDEEKVKQIAQQVLNVLNYLHTLNPPVIHRDIKPENVIYHPEGQIFLVDFGSVQEVYRQTLMGSGTFVGTLGYMPPEQMRGQVSAASDLYGLGATLLFLLTHQSPDLLPQYRMRIDFRSQVHLSGQFASWLEKLLEPAFEDRFSSAQAALEALSPSSPSNIELKYQSLAHKRITLKRAAQELKATYPVKSQIAVPKTLLGIFLTLIGLNNPITFLLFGIPGLLLLRSATAAITSRESIEIDSKALHMRRTFLGVSVSHHQKPISIVDRVELDLSLEDESAVVYFICKGEGKYPFGLALSRVEQLWLAREISDHLKRLKS; encoded by the coding sequence ATGGAACTACCACACATACCAAACGATACGATTAGCGATCGCTATCAAGTGATATCTTTGCTGGGTCAAGGGGGCATGGGGGCGACCTATGAGGCAAAAGATCTCACGAACGGCGATCGAGTTGCCGTCAAAGTACTCTCTCTCAGACAAATCGGTGAATGGAAAATTCTGGAGTTATTTGAACGCGAGGCTAGAATTCTTCAAACGCTTAACCATCCAAGTATCCCTCAATACCTGAATTTCTTTTACGTTGACACAGCTGAAGATCGGCGTTTTTATCTCATTCGAGAACTTATTCCAGGCGGATCTTTAGCTGATTTGGTTAAAAAGGGGTGGCGGTTCGATGAAGAAAAAGTCAAGCAAATTGCTCAGCAGGTTCTCAATGTTCTGAACTATTTACATACCCTGAATCCACCGGTTATCCACCGAGACATTAAGCCAGAAAACGTTATCTATCACCCAGAAGGTCAAATCTTCTTGGTTGATTTTGGCTCAGTGCAAGAAGTTTACCGGCAAACTCTCATGGGGAGTGGTACTTTTGTTGGCACCCTAGGGTATATGCCCCCAGAACAAATGCGAGGGCAGGTTTCTGCAGCATCTGACTTGTATGGTTTAGGGGCCACGCTGTTATTTCTATTAACGCACCAATCCCCTGACTTGTTGCCTCAATATCGGATGCGGATTGATTTTCGCTCCCAGGTTCATCTGTCTGGGCAGTTTGCCAGTTGGCTAGAGAAACTTTTAGAACCTGCCTTTGAAGATCGTTTCTCCTCAGCCCAAGCAGCCTTGGAGGCATTGTCACCGTCATCACCCTCCAACATCGAACTCAAATACCAATCTCTTGCCCACAAGCGGATTACCTTGAAAAGAGCTGCCCAGGAGTTAAAAGCAACCTATCCAGTTAAATCTCAGATTGCTGTCCCAAAAACGCTGCTAGGAATATTTTTAACGCTTATTGGATTAAACAACCCCATTACATTTTTGTTGTTTGGAATTCCAGGTTTGCTGCTGTTAAGGTCTGCCACTGCTGCGATCACCAGCCGTGAATCCATCGAAATTGATTCAAAAGCGTTACATATGCGCCGAACCTTTTTAGGGGTCAGCGTGAGTCATCATCAAAAGCCGATTTCGATAGTCGATCGCGTTGAACTTGATCTGAGTCTGGAAGATGAAAGTGCAGTTGTGTATTTTATCTGCAAAGGAGAAGGCAAGTACCCATTTGGGTTAGCACTGAGTCGAGTCGAGCAGCTATGGCTGGCACGGGAGATATCGGATCACTTGAAGCGGCTGAAGTCGTAA